In Pseudophryne corroboree isolate aPseCor3 chromosome 2, aPseCor3.hap2, whole genome shotgun sequence, the sequence caatgctctgcttctggacttgcctcttaatttgtgattgccggcacccgtgttgaacaggtgaatggataagaaaggtgtttcagcacaggtgatgacaatcataaattaagagggaagtcctggagcagagcattgtgtccctcctggagagggtcatgttgggaggtatgctaatgtgcctgcgctcctacagccacctctataccccacagttccagcgCCAACACAGTGCCCGCGctcctacagccacctctataccccacagttccagcatcCAACAGTGCCCGGACTCCTACAGCCACCTCTGtaccccacagttccagcatccacacagtgcccgctctcctacagccacctctataccccacagttcTAGCATCCACACAGTGCCCGCTCTCCTATGGCCACCTCaataccccacagttccagctCCAACACAGTGCCCAGActcctacagccacctctataccccacagtaccAACATCCACACAGTGCCCACTctcctacagccacctctataACCCACGCTTCGAGCACCAACACAGTGCCAGGACTCCTACGgccacctctataccccacagttccagcgCCCACATAGTGCCCAGACTCCTACAGCCACTtctataccccacagttccagcatccacacagtgcccgcactcctacagccacctctataccccacagttccagcgTCCACAAGCGGAAAAAAGTTACTATTTGTTTTTATTAATGAATGTATAAACACTATAATCTTCATCACTGTACAGCTAATGATGACCTGCTATAACACAGCTGCTATGTGACTGCTTTATAACTACATAGCGAGAAAGTGTGCATGTGTTTGTTTTTCCTTTATACACGGCCAGagttttgtacctacctccaccaaaTTTGGCAAGGGGGTGTAGGTTAGTTTTTTGTCTAGGTCTGAACTTGGTCAGAGCCATGGAGGTCTACACGGTGGCCACCAACTACGCCGTGGAGTCTCTGAATAAAAATTAAAGCAATTTCACTCCCTATGTCGCAGTATCAAAAACTGCACTGAACGCACAGGCTGATATGTACCAGTAGGGGGCAGACAGAGCGCCAACAGAGGAGTATTGAGTTGGAGGATCACCCGTCACACAGCACTGACAGTTACTAGCCATGGTCTCCGATGTTGGTCTGCAGAGATTTCTGATCTCCGGTGATTTTTGAAACCGCTGTGTTTTTAGAAGCTATACTGATTAATGTTCTGTAAGTCagtctgctcctgatatacccaatTCCAAACAGTCAGAAAATACGCCTCCCTGCACAGTCATTCACTCCTAATCTGCATCGTTATGCAGGTGTGAATGACTTCTGTCCATTATTGTTGGCCAAGAAAGTCAAATCAGGGACATTGTACTCCAAATAGGGATCTGGGGGACGTCATTCAATTGCGGAAACTAACAGAACATATGATGCACTGCAACATCCATGCTTGTTTGACAGGGAGAAGATGGATACAATTTCCAGGTCCTTGAGGATCACAAGGTTCCATCAATGCAATTCAATGCCTAGAGGCTAATTAATGTAGTTGATATGTGTTCAGGTCTGATAACACCAGGTATCTCAGCTAGTTTTGAATAACAGATGTAATGTTTAATACACATCAATATGTTGAAAGTTAATGTAAATTGTAATATTTAACCAATTAGCCATTTATATAGTATACAATAACACACATAGGGGGAAATCAAATGTTTGAAAGTCGGTTCGGTGTCTGttgtttcctgtctattagataggaaaaaaaactgacacccaactgacttttcaaacaactgaatatccccgAATGTATCCGTTATATAATGTAGTCCCGCTGCTGTCTCACCTAAGCTGGTGTGATCagggacgggctcctcttccttacaATGCGGGTGATACACCCCTTGTCCCGGCTCATCCTGTCATACAAGGACAGAAATATTATTACACCGAGCATCTATACCAGGAGGATACACAGGATAAGTATATGAGAGTAACATAATGCAGAAGAGATAATGCAGCCAGTCCCGCTACCTGATAATCCTCTATGACAATCCGGTTCTCTTCCTTTATATAATCCCCAGAGTACAGAGGGGTCTCACATCGTCCTGGGGGGCTTCTAGAGCTACACTCACCTGCGGGGAGAACAGACAATGACAGCCATATAGCAATGCTTAGTAATAACAGCAGAACATATAACTGCACAGGGTCACCGGTCACTAGGGCTCGGGTGTAAATCACAGCCCTGCACCGTTACGTGTATCTgggtgggatgtcaccccctgagggTCATCATGACCAGAGACACTGGGGGAAGAATTTATCATCCAACCTTCCACCAGCCCCCAGCATCCGATAGATCGTGATCAGGTGTCAGCTGGAATTGGCAGTCGCTTTGGACCCACATGCAGAGGGAATGGAGGCCAATTAGGTCTAAACTGCAGTGATCAGTAACAGCCAAACAGCCGGGAGAGGGGCGGAGAGAAGTGACAGGATAGAATCACACACCCTGAGAGACGTCCTCTTACCCACTGAGTCACGCAGCTGCGGAGGGTCCATTACAACGTCATTGTGTCCGCCTGAACAGTCCCACTCTGTCACAGAGAACGAGACCTCCACATCCTTACACTTCCCAGGCACCTGCAGCATAGGAGAGCTGGTCACATGACTTACCCCCACACCTAGGAGTACCGCGTAATACATTACACTGCAGGGCACAATGGCAGACGATGGGTCAGGGATCAATTACAGAGTGCATCCTGACCAATCACCAGTGCTCCAGTGATGTATCAGTATTGTTACACTTTAGCACAACATAAGTCAGTCGCCAATCAAACGCCCTTACAGCATTTATTTAAACAAATAAAAGAACAAACAAAACAAACAGCGTTCTCCCTGGGAATATACAGCTATATGTACAATGAGAGCGCTCACCTTTCCTGTCTCTCTGTGATATACCTCAGTAGGTGCCCGCCTATTCCTGTCACGGCTCCTCTCCCCTGTTGGCGCATGAGGCGGAGCCTCCGTGTTTGGACTCTGGGTGCCGCTGCTTCTGTCTGACACAGGGGGGCCGCTGATGTCTGTCACCTGGTCACCCGACTTTCTCACAACAATGAAATCCTATGAGAGCACCAATATGTAAGATGCCGCCCtatgtatataatacagtaacaccctcatattatacatatatatatatatatatatatatatatatatataaataaaacaacatCGCCAGTTAGATATGAACCAGTTACATCACAAAGATATGAGGCATTTCTGACACTTGGTGCCTCATGTCTCAGAGCTGACACCCATTCATAGTAAATTGATGGGTTACATGGCAGTAAGTGCTTGTTcagaccacaaaatggctgcctgcacAGTATACTGACAAGAGGTGCACTATAATGGAAAGAATGGCAGCTGCTACTACCCCGGGCACTGTGCCCCTGTAGTTCCGCTAGTAAATAGAACAGTGAGGTATCTAGCGCCTCTCACCTCTCTAGTCAGCAGACAGATAATCTCCATGGTGAGACTCAGCAGCTTGTCTATGATCAGGTCTTTGTTTCTGTCACTCAGTAGCGAGTGCCGGATATGTTCCAGGACCGGGACCTCCATGGCTGGTCTTCAGGTGACGTCTCCTAAGGGAAGGGAATACAATGTTCTGTCAGCTCCATatatgtcatttgctcccatagtcTCTGCCACAGAGGGAGACGCATCGCCCATCTATTCCGGGCACAGAAGACATCAGGGTCAGTCACTTACGGTACTGTACACCAAATGTAAGCtctgacgagcagggccctcttccctcatgtgcttatccttttcttactttaatagtctttaactgcaccaaatcccacgtttttctgccaccctgatacttatttcagtgtcatctgctgatgcagctatggttatataccctgtacttgtcctactgtatattgtattcaactgcaaGTTGTTGTTTTACTGTTTtgatcatttgtttatgtactctgtaattgggcgctgtggaacccttgtggcgccatataaaggatgataataaaaaTCTGTAATGTAGgaattaataagaatttacttaccgataattctatttctcggagtccgtagtggatgctggggttcctgaaaggaccatggggaatagcggctccgcaggagacagggcacaaaagtaaagctttccgatcaggtggtgtgcactggctcctccccctatgaccctcctccaagccagttaggtactgtgcccggacgagcgtacacaataagggaggaattttgaatcccgggtaagactcataccagtcacaccaatcacaccgtacaacttgtgatctaaacccagttaacagtatgataacagcggagcctctgaaaagatggctcacaacaataataacccgatttttgtaactatgtacaagtattgcagataatccgcacttgggatgggcgcccagcatccactacggactccgagaaatagaattatcggtaagtaaattcttattttctctatcgtcctagtggatgctggggttcctgaaaggaccatggggattataccaaagctcccaaacgggcgggagagtgcggatgactctgcagcaccgaatgagagaactccaggtcctccttagccagggtatcaaatttgtagaatttagcaaacgtgtttgcccctgaccaagtagctgctcggcaaagttgtaaagccgagacccctcgggcagccgcccaagatgagcccaccttccttgtggaatgggcatttacatattttggctgtggcaggcctgccacagaatgtgcaagctgaattgtattacacatccaactagcaatagtctgcttagaagcaagagcacccagtttgttgggtgcatacaggataacagcaagtcagttttcctgactccagccgtcctggaacatattttcagggccctgacaacatctagcaacttggagtcctccaagtccctagtaggtgcaaggcaccacaataagctggttcaggtgaaacactgacaccaccttagggagagaacaggggacgagtccgcagctctgccctgtccgaatggacaaacagatatgggcttttttgagaaaaaaaccaccaatttgacactcgcctggtccaggccagggccaagagcatggtcacttttcatgtgagatgcttcaaatccacagatttgactggttttaaaccaatgtgatttgaggaatcccagaactacgttgagatcccacagtgccactggaggcacaaaagggggttgtatatgcaatactcccttgacaaacttctggacttcaggaactgaagccaattctttctggaagaaaatcgacagggccgaaatttgaaccttaatggaccccaatttgaggcccatagacactcctgtttgcaggaaatgcaggaaacgaccgagttgaaatttctttgtggggccttcctggcctcacaccacgcaacatattttcgccacatgtggtgataatgttgtgcggtcacctcctttctggctttgaccagggtaggaatgacctcttccggaatgcctttttcccttaggatccggctttccaccgccatgccgacaaacgcagctgcggtaagtcttggaacagacatggtacttgctgaagcaagtcccttcttagcggcagaggccataagacctctgtaagcatctcttgaagttccgggtaccaagtccttcttggccaatccggagccatgagtatagttcttactcctctacgtcttataattctcagcaccttaggtatgagaagcagaggagggaacacatacaccgactggtacacccacggtgttaccagaacgtccacagctattgcctgagggtctcttgacctggcgcaatacctgtcccgttttttgttcagacgggacgccatcatgtccacctttggtatttcccaacggtttacaatcatgtggaaaaaacttcccgatgaagtttccactctcccgggtggaggtcgtgcctgctgaggaagtctgcttcccagtttccattcccgggatgaaacactgctgacagtgctatcgcatgattttccgcccagcgaaaagtccttgcagtttttgccattgccctcctgcttcttgtgtcgccctgtctgtttacgtgggcgactgccgtgatgtttttcccactggatcaataccggctgaccttgaagcagaggtcttgcaaagcttagagcattataaatttacccttagctccagtatatttatgtggagaaaagtctccagacttgatcacactccctggaaattttttccttgtgtgactgctccccagcctctcgggctgggctccgtggtcaccagcatccaatcctgaatgccgaatctgcggccctctagaagatgagcactctataaccaccacaggagagacacccttgtccttggatatagggttatccgctgatgcatctgaagatgcgatccggaccatttgtccagcagatcccactgaaaagttcttgcgtgaaatctgccgaatggaattgcttcgtaggaagccaccatttttaccaggatccttgtgcaatgatgcactgtttttaggaggttcctgactagctcggataactccctggctttctcttccgggagaaacacctttttctggactgtgtccagaatcatccctaggcacagcagacgtgtcgtcgggatcagctgcgattttggaatatttagaatccacccgtgctgttgtagcagtatccgagatagtgctactccgacctccaactgttccctggactatgcccttatcaggagatcgtccaagtaagggataattaagacgccttttcttcgaagaagaatcattatttcggccattaccttggtaaagacccggggtgccgtggacaatccaaacggcagcatctgaaactgatagtgacagttctgcaccacgaacctgaggtacccttagtgagaagggcaaatttgggacatagaggtaagcatccctgatgtcccgggacactatatagtccccttcttcctggttcgttatcactgctctgagtgactccatcttgatttgaacctttgtaagtgttcaaaaaaaattttttagaataagtctcacctagccttctggcttcagtaccacaatatagtgtggaataataccccttttcttgtagtaggaggggtaatttaattatcacctgctggaatacagcttgtgaattttttcccatactgcctccttgtcggagggagaccttggtaaagcagacttcaggagcctgcaaaggggaaacgtctcgacattccaatctgtacccctgggatactacttgtaggatccaggggtcctgtacggtctcagcgccatgctgagaacttgtcagaagcggtggaacgcttctgttcctgggaatgggc encodes:
- the LOC134994743 gene encoding uncharacterized protein LOC134994743 isoform X12 gives rise to the protein MEVPVLEHIRHSLLSDRNKDLIIDKLLSLTMEIICLLTREDFIVVRKSGDQVTDISGPPVSDRSSGTQSPNTEAPPHAPTGERSRDRNRRAPTEVYHRETGKVPGKCKDVEVSFSVTEWDCSGGHNDVVMDPPQLRDSVGECSSRSPPGRCETPLYSGDYIKEENRIVIEDYQDEPGQGVYHPHCKEEEPVPDHTSLGGCSSRNPADPCETPLYSPGCIEEENRTVTQEYQDEPGHVIYHRQCKEEAVPAEISPGGCNPTHPADPCDTPLYTPGYMGEENRMISQDYQAVPGDGMCYQQCKEEDVPAEIRSGTEAGVELDAGDHRGLQEFLPESSAASWTLRGA
- the LOC134994743 gene encoding uncharacterized protein LOC134994743 isoform X11, which produces MEVPVLEHIRHSLLSDRNKDLIIDKLLSLTMEIICLLTREDFIVVRKSGDQVTDISGPPVSDRSSGTQSPNTEAPPHAPTGERSRDRNRRAPTEVYHRETGKVPGKCKDVEVSFSVTEWDCSGGHNDVVMDPPQLRDSVGECSSRSPPGRCETPLYSGDYIKEENRIVIEDYQDEPGQGVYHPHCKEEEPVPDHTSLGGCSSRNPADPCETPLYSPGCIEEENRTVTQEYQDEPGHVIYHRQCKEEAVPAEISPGGCNPTHPADPCDTPLYTPGYMGEENRMISQDYQAVPGDGMCYQQCKEEDVPAEIRSGTEAGVELDAGDHRGLQEFLPESSADKVITCDGKMDLPVQT